A single Cryptococcus neoformans var. grubii H99 chromosome 7, complete sequence DNA region contains:
- a CDS encoding pim1 protein RNA transporter 2: MPPRRSTSRAASAKPPSRAPSSRLVKVPEASIPSVNGNAKRRRVSDSGEPVAKKGRTSTASVAGGGPKKIIGGINTIPSIPATKTPHNSLFVWGTGDQGQFGLGPDNLDEIGRPKLHSWFEEQIEEGNLSRDGKPGSGGLEYVYCGGMHTLAIDEAGRVRSWGINDNAALGRITTDVPDPKNPDEMIPNEDLESYPYVVETLEQEGFRAVQVAAGDSISVAISDKGELRAWGSFRSNEGILGFDGVPGHPKFQYTPISLPALSKVQITQVSCGADHVLALTTTGHVYVWGKGEENQLGRRIISRRRINGLEPERLGLRNIVHVAAGIYHSFAVDNKGIVYGWGLNTFHQTGVAEHQDMIIAPTVVDALHPDKHNGSKVIKVSGGEHHSLFLFENGEVWGCGRCDANELGIAEDHPAFEGIKERREELQREREERVAEKQKKLDEALKKDKVDEEEKQKAEMELSEAQATLKVPPSGEYVPEPVRICFPPIPEKYEVVPEFPAYKNSKPADNPVVDISAGMRHNLAVSKSGHLYAWGYGNLAQLGLGSEEVAEVPSLVRSKLLRPYRSVAVSAGGQHCVALAVKKPDGEQN; the protein is encoded by the exons ATGCCTCCCCGAA GATCCACATCTCGTGCTGCCTCGGCCAAACCTCCCTCTCGCGCTCCTTCATCTCGACTTGTAAAGGTCCCCGAGGCTTCTATTCCCTCGGTCAATGGTAATGCCAAACGACGAAGGGTCTCTGATTCCGGTGAGCCTGTAGCTAAGAAGGGCAGAACTAGCACTGCCAGCGTTGCGGGCGGGGGGCCAAAGAAGATTATTGGAGGTATCAACACCATCCCCTCCATTCCTG CGACCAAGACTCCCCATAATTCCCTGTTCGTCTGGGGTACTGGTGATCAAGGTCAATTCGGTCTGGGTCCCGACAATTTAGACGAGATTGGCAGGCCCAAATTGCATTCGTGGTTCGAGGAGCAGATTGAGGAAGGTAACCTCAGCAGAGATGGCAAGCCTGGATCTGGCGGCCTCGAATATGTCTACTGCGGTGGTATGCACACGCTAGCCATTGACGAGGCTGGTCGA GTCCGTTCATGGGGTATCAATGACAATGCCGCTCTTGGTCGAATTACCACGGATGTTCCCGACCCCAAGAACCCCGACGAAATGATTCCCAACGAAGATCTCGAGAGTTACCCTTATGTCGTTGAGACGCTTGAACAGGAAGGTTTTAGGGCTGTTCAGGTTGCGGCTGGTGACAGTATCAGTGTTGCCATTTCTGACAAGGGCGAACTTAGGGCTTGGGGTAGTTTCAGG TCCAATGAAGGTATCCTTGGTTTCGATGGTGTGCCCGGCCACCCTAAATTCCAGTACAcccccatctccctccccgCCCTCTCGAAAGTGCAAATCACTCAAGTCTCTTGCGGTGCCGATCATGTCCTCGCTTTGACTACTACCGGCCACGTCTACGTCTGGGGTAAAGGCGAGGAAAATCAGCTTGGCCGTCGTATCATCTCTCGTCGACGTATAAACGGTCTTGAGCCTGAACGTCTCGGTTTAAGGAACATTGTCCATGTGGCCGCTGGCATTTATCACTCTTTCGCTGTCGACAACAAGGGTATAGTATATGGTTGGGGTTTGAACACTTTTCACCAGACCGGGGTCGCCGAGCACCAAGATATGATCATCGCGCCTACTGTAGTCGACGCTCTTCATCCCGACAAACACAACGGTAGCAAAGTCATCAAGGTTTCTGGCGGAGAGCAccattctctcttcttgtttgAAAATGGGGAAGTCTGGGGCTGCGGCCGATGTGACGCCAATGAGCTCGGGATAGCAGAGGACCACCCTGCATTCGAGGGTAtcaaggagaggagggaagaattGCAGCGTGAACGGGAGGAGAGAGTCGCGGAGAAACAAAAGAAGTTGGACGAGGCGCTGAAAAAGGACAaggtggatgaggaggagaagcaaAAGGCGGAGATGGAGTTGTCAGAGGCACAGGCGACGCTCAAAGTTCCTCCTTCTGGCGAATATGTCCCCGAGCCTGTCAGG ATATGCTTCCCGCCTATCCCTGAAAAGTACGAGGTCGTCCCCGAATTTCCTGCATACAAAAACTCCAAGCCCGCGGATAACCCCGTTGTTGATATATCTGCTGGTATGAGGCACAACCTTGCTGTCTCCAAGTCTGGCCACCTGTACGCTTGGGGCTACGGTA ACCTCGCACAATTGGGTTTGGGTTCAGAAGAGGTTGCAGAAGTACCATCATTGGTGAGAAGTaagcttcttcgtccttACCGCTCTGTGGCTGTCTCCGCAGGCGGTCAGCATTGTGTAGCGTTGGCAGTTAAGAAGCCGGATGGGGAGCAGAACTAG
- a CDS encoding non-histone chromosomal protein 6 yields the protein MPKVSTKDSKKSTASDAKKRTKKDPNKPKRALSAYMFFVQDYRERIKAENPEATFGDVGKLLGIKWREMNENEKKPYEAKAKADKERADRENADYKAEGKASKKAAKADEESDDDE from the exons ATGCCCAAGGTTTCTACCAAAGACTCCAAGAAGTCCACCGCTTCCGACGCTAAGAAGCGCACGAAGAAGGACCCCAACAAGCCCAAGCG TGCTCTTTCCGCCTACATGTTCTTCGTCCAGGACTACCGAGAGCGTATCAAGGCCGAGAACCCCGAGGCTACTTTCGGTGACGTCGGCAAGCTTTTGGGTATCAagtggagggagatgaacgagaacgagaagaag CCCTACGAggccaaggccaaggctgACAAGGAGCGTGCCGACCGAGAGAACGCCGACTACAAGGCTGAGGGAAAGGCTTCTAAGAAGGCCGCCAAGGCTGACGA GGAAagcgacgatgatgagtaA
- a CDS encoding endoplasmic reticulum protein encodes MRISSRLRGIRFSLFFLSTVCLLIAYLPTALGLQQELAGIVDWHKPLIGEPLLEPTPPLFVEGKEINGGRVVQLTKKNLLAVLNAENGEIVWRQALEDNDPVVSFHVQNDTILLLSGPSASSARLFSLTTGHLLWHAPLLPLSQSHLITPVYLGTDAAYVPAQGSEPASWLVLSDGKRITRLSSDKGDILWSMESPGAGSNMVFKQIMPSGNSIHILALHYSFAVQSLLTSTIALDKPIPRADFGQVPSVVKIPEQAMIASAHEPGTARIVWIDHGRIRSLHLNEDGRLGEIKEILPGKGRLYGSIIDVGLRRKGYVLGKREDGGVEILDVRDGKKVEEFELSKDSPERSDSVYSGAVTERGVLVNRVYWSYNMAVGVAQSISIPALATSETITSGFTFAFDDVVHGVILHAAVSPSVNERHLPSLILSTSSHAIQRMQFNGVQWTREESLVDVTAVKFVDLGEPEVEEVREVLDEEGFGARLLRHLGELKDLPAYLVRFIKRFTSASYTSALRITPLNQTKLHRDQFGFQKLVILSTANGKLFALDSSNGATVWTRNLGLMTEKGSEVNVDGVWIVRQNEGGVLLGVLATKNVDKGVITVAYHVDAYTGEVLGNINTGTGLPEGTTVFGGKSKEAFLTPFENCGSKSKVLGVVDDLERLHLWPGCKKVIKAMNEKANKLFFTTTTKSIDGTTIQGFTPSATPLNEGSYTYTPNLIWSHPFREDEMILETRPVTLDAIASFGRVLGDKSTLYKYLNPHLLILSTFSPFTKGLNPVTHEEVGLGRVYVLDTITGETIYATKIDGVVKRGGIHVAMVENWLVYTWLAEGGYRIGSVEIYEDTEKKGVTPAVSSFVSKQVKTFAQTFIIPSEVKALGFTTSKSGITTKEFIFVNNRNQIISIPRRLLDPRRPMGKPTSKDKEEMLIPYDNMIAIDTRKIISHEYQVQGATSLLSSPALVESTSLLLAYGQDIFLTRGLTPSGTFDILSDNFNKIQLLLTLGGLSAGIFVAKPAVKRKWLRMKWY; translated from the exons ATGAGGATTTCATCCCGGTTACGAGGCATCCgcttctctcttttcttcctttcgaCCGTCTGCCTTCTCATCGCCTACCTTCCGACAGCTCTCGGACTGCAACAAGAGCTCGCAGGTATCGTCGACTGGCACAAGCCTCTGATCGGTGAACCACTTTTAGAACCTACCCCGCCTTTGTTCGTGGAGGGTAAGGAGATTAATGGGGGAAGGGTTGTACAGCTAACCAAGAAAAACCTGTTGGCTGTTTTGAACGCTGAGAATGGTGAAATCG TATGGAGACAAGCTTTAGAGGATAATGACCCTGTAGTATCTTTCCATGTGCAGAACGACA CTATCCTCTTACTCTCCGGTCCCAGCGCATCATCAGCccgtctcttctctcttaCTACCGGCCATCTCCTCTGGCAcgctcctctcctcccactcTCTCAATCCCACCTGATCACCCCGGTCTATCTCGGCACCGATGCAGCATACGTTCCTGCTCAAGGTTCAGAGCCCGCCAGCTGGCTGGTTTTGAGTGACGGCAAGCGGATTACCAGACTGAGCAGCGACAAAGGTGATATTTTGTGGAGTATGGAATCCCCTGGTGCAGGGTCCAACATGGTATTCAAACAAATTATGCCCTCCGGTAACTCCATCCACATCCTCGCATTACACTACTCTTTCGCTGTGCAGAGTTTGCTCACATCTACGATCGCTCTCGACAAACCCATCCCTCGAGCAGATTTTGGTCAAGTTCCCTCGGTTGTGAAAATCCCAGAACAAGCCATGATCGCTTCCGCCCATGAGCCGGGAACTGCTCGTATTGTATGGATAGATCATGGTCGGATTCGTAGCTTGCATCTCAATGAAGATGGTAGACTCGGTGAGATCAAGGAGATTCTACCTGGGAAGGGACGTCTCTATGGCAGCATCATCGATGTTGGGCTTCGACGTAAGGGTTACGTTCTCGgtaaaagagaagatggaggggTGGAAATTTTGGATGTGCGAGATGGTaagaaggtggaggagttTGAGCTGTCGAAAGACTCGCCGGAGAGATCAGACTCGGTCTATTCGGGTGCGGTTACGGAAAGAGGTGTTCTCGTGAACAGGGTCTATTGGTCCTATAATATGGCC GTGGGAGTCGCCCAGTCCATCAGCATTCCTGCGTTAGCCACTTCCGAAACGATCACATCGGGTTTCACCTTTGCATTCGATGACGTTGTTCACGGTGTCATTCTCCAT GCTGCTGTATCCCCCTCTGTCAACGAGAGacaccttccttctctcatcctcagcACCTCATCTCACGCTATCCAACGAATGCAGTTCAACGGTGTTCAATGGACGCGCGAAGAATCTTTGGTCGATGTGACGGCTGTCAAGTTTGTTGATCTTGGAGAGCCcgaagtggaagaggtcAGAGAAGTTcttgacgaggaaggattTGGGGCTCGTTTGCTGAGACATTTGGGTGAACTGAAA GACCTTCCGGCCTACCTTGTACGCTTTATCAAGCGATTCACCTCAGCCTCTTATACCTCTGCTCTCCGCATCACCCCTCTCAATCAAACTAAGCTCCACCGCGACCAGTTCGGCTTTCAAAAACTcgtcatcctttccactgcCAACGGTAAActcttcgctctcgacTCTTCCAATGGCGCAACCGTCTGGACCAGGAATTTGGGGCTGATGACGGAAAAGGGTTCAGAAGTGAACGTGGATGGTGTGTGGATTGTGAGACAAAATGAAGGAGGGGTGTTATTGGGTGTACTAGCCACTAAAAATGTGGACAAGGGGGTGATCACGGTGGCTTACCATGTGGACGCCTATACAGGCGAGGTTTTGGGTAACATTAATACCGGTACTGGTCTTCCTGAAGGAACTACTGTCTTTGGAGGCAAGTCGAAGGAAGCGTTCCTTACACCCTTTGAGAATTGCGGCAGCAAATCAAAGGTCTTGGGGGTTGTCGATGACCTGGAAAGGTTACATCTCTGGCCTGGGTGCAAAAAGGTAATCAAGGCCATGAATGAAAAAGCGAACAAGCTATTTTTCACCACCACTACTAAATCTATTGACGGTACTACCATTCAAGGTTTTACACCTTCTGCGACGCCCCTCAACGAAGGTAGCTACACCTACACTCCAAACTTGATTTGGTCCCATCCTTTTAGAGAGGACGAAATGATCCTTGAAACCCGGCCTGTCACCTTGGACGCTATCGCCAGTTTTGGTCGTGTCCTCGGCGACAAATCCACGTTGTACAAGTACCTcaatcctcatctccttatCCTCAGCACGTTCTCCCCTTTCACCAAAGGCCTTAACCCTGTGACTCATGAGGAGGTTGGGTTGGGCAGGGTTTATGTGCTGGATACCATAACTGGTGAGACAATCTATGCGACGAAGATTGATGGAGTGGTGAAGAGAGGTGGGATCCATGTTGCGATGGTGGAGAATTGGCTGGTGTACACTTGGCTTGCGGAAGGGGGGTATAGGATTGGATCAGTAGAGATTTACGAAGATACCGAAAAGAAGGGTGTGAC TCCTGCGGTGTCAAGTTTTGTGTCCAAGCAAGTAAAGACTTTTGCTCAgaccttcatcatcccttCGGAGGTCAAAGCTTTGGGATTCACCACTTCCAAATCAGGTATTACTACTAAAGAATTCATAT TTGTGAACAACCGCAATCAGATTATCTCTATCCCTCGCCGTCTCCTCGACCCTCGTCGGCCGATGGGAAAACCTACATCGAAGGATAAAGAGGAAATGTTGATTCCTTATGATAATATGATTGCCATCGACACCAGAAAAATCATTTCTCACGAATACCAA GTCCAAGGAGCAacttcccttctttcgtcGCCCGCTCTCGTTGAATCGACATCCCTCCTCTTAGCATATGGTCAAGATATCTTCCTCACTCGAGGTCTCACCCCCTCTGGCACCTTTGACATCCTCTCAGACAACTTTAACAAGATCCAGCTACTATTAACACTGGGAGGCCTCAGTGCGGGTATCTTTGTGGCCAAGCCAGCTGTGAAGAGAAAGTGG
- a CDS encoding ethanolaminephosphotransferase — MRITKAQFTGLDAYKYSGIDKSVVSKYILGPFWAWLVTLFPKNIAPNTITFIGLCFVFTNVGTLLFFDPLYEGEALPSWAYFSFAFGLFAYQSMDAIDGKQARRTGMASALGEMFDHGCDAINTTLEVILASHALGLNQSWWTVASQVASLCNFYVSTWEEYHTGTLYLSAFSGPVEGILLIVGIYIITAIHPLGSAFWSQPLLKPVLYLVPQLFPYVQKVDGLLESVGVWKYVRLESIPANVAFMSFGAVGTLANIVTSYHNVITSRRKAGKPIFPPLFGLLPFFTHTTILLAWLHAESKGGVCIVHDSRMLPFLGYWGMAFSYQVSQLILAHVTKSSFPYWNGMMIFSLFGAADANMGWLFGREPLVQSSPVAANVFIWMSFVVALFNYVRFAREVIWQICEYTGLACFTVRHKDENGKWVQNGKKMQ, encoded by the exons ATGCGTATCACCAAGGCCCAGTTCACAGGGCTTGACGCCTACAAATACTCGGGTATCGACAAGTCCGTCGTCAGCAAGTACATCCTCGGCCCATTCTGGGCATGGCTTGTCACCTTGTTCCCTAAGAACATTGCCCCGAACACCATCACCTTTATCGGCCTCTGCTTTGTATTCACCAACGTCGGTACCCTCTTGTTCTTTGACCCGCTGTACGAGGGAGAAGCGCTTCCCAGCTGGGCGtacttttcctttgcaTTTGGACTTTTCGCGTACCAGAGTATGGATGCGATTGATGGGAAGCAAGCTAGGCGGACAGGGATGGCCAGTGCCTTGGGAGAGATGTTTGACCATGGATGTG ATGCCATTAACACCACT CTCGAGGTGATCCTCGCTTCCCACGCCTTGGGCCTTAACCAATCCTGGTGGACAGTTGCCTCCCAAGTCGCTTCCCTCTGCAACTTTTACGTCTCCACCTGGGAAGAATACCACACTGGCACACTTTACCTTTCCGCCTTTTCTGGTCCTGTTGAAGGTATCCTTCTCATTGTCGGTATCTACATCATTACCGCTATCCACCCTCTCGGCTCCGCTTTCTGGTCTCAGCCCCTCCTCAAACCCGTCCTCTACCTCGTCCCTCAGCTTTTCCCGTATGTCCAAAAAGTCGACGGTCTACTTGAATCGGTTGGTGTCTGGAAGTACGTCAGGCTGGAGAGTATCCCGGCCAATGTGGCGTTCATGTCGTTTGGTGCAGTCGGGACGCTTGCCAACATTGTGACCAGCTACCACAATGTCATCACCTCTCGTCGAAAAGCGGGTAAACCCATTTTCCCGCCATTGTTTGGTCTTTTGCCTTTCTTCACACACACTACGATCCTTCTTGCGTGGTTGCATGCCGAGTCAAAAGGGGGAGTTTGCATCGTACATGATTCGAGGATGCTGCCGTTCTTGGGATATTGGGGTATGGC CTTCTCTTATCAAGTCTCTCAGCTTATCCTTGCACACGTTACAAAGAGTAGCTTCCCGTACTGGAATGGTATGATGatcttctcgctcttcgGTGCGGCTGACGCCAACATGGGCTGGCTTTTTGGTCG TGAACCTTTGGTCCAGTCCTCCCCCGTCGCCGCCAATGTTTTCATCTGGATGTCGTTTGTCGTGGCACTGTTCAACTATGTCCGATTCGCGAGGGAAGTTATTTGGCAAAT ATGCGAATACACCGGCCTTGCTTGCTTTACTGTCAGGCacaaggatgagaatggcAAGTGGGTGcagaatgggaagaagatgcaatag
- a CDS encoding U3 small nucleolar RNA-associated protein 19 produces MVKSQKQTERPSKQTSSLGYHDLSAQVQKLEASLGTDDFNPNPLLPLIALARHNDAQVVHKAVWALHRVFIKYIADGKVAGLSGDLVTPVKKPEVEGDVDVKGWIRERLLEYVEILGGLIRDAEPALRSSSIPLLFSLLPPLSASASSTPIIHIPYFRLLLHYFIFPGQSLRGAKPKQKSSGWKIVAANQCEDEEGVLPEDVAGIISGDFWAVYDDIRWAFFKEAAQSTQTPLTTPHSDNLLTLTLPLTNLPKVPADINTFYLPTFSSPPSDPNSVTTMKKSRSARAKKGKTKAELDALPEWMKAYESSDSESDSEVQSGKRKRTRTSQLSIHASIYSIPSQTTVYTSLWEFILSSVPLDEVWTRKILVGLHGEQGILAHFKKERRLRIADWLGSLVDGGGPMAMLAMNGLFVLMTEYNFEYPNFYTRLYSLLTPALLHTKYRARFFRLLTIFLSSSLMPSTIIASFIKRLSLLCLTAPPQGIVMVLPFIYNLFKKHPGCMVLLQRKSSEDPLLAVSSFTPTTTTMNPKDVDPFDPEEKDPLKTQALESSLWEIAALQHHYLSSVSTLAKVFGEPFTKAEYNMEDFLDHSYNTLFETEANRRIKNAPALSIGIDTAGGKDIAAFPAAGNNEGDEENGDVVAQLWAF; encoded by the exons ATGGTCAAATCGCAAAAGCAAACTGAAAGGCCCTCTAAACAGACGTCAAGTTTAGGTTATCATGACCTGAGTGCACAGGTTCAGAAACTTGAAGCGTCTCTCGGCACCGACGACTTCAACCCGAATCCGCTGTTACCCCTCATCGCACTCGCGCGCCACAACGATGCTCAAGTCGTGCACAAGGCGGTATGGGCACTTCACAGGGTATTCATCAAATACATTGCGGATGGAAAAGTAGCTGGATTGAGCGGTGATCTTGTCACCCCTGTGAAAAAGCCGGAGGTCGAAGGAGATGTCGATGTGAAGGGCTGGATCCGAGAGAGATTATTGGAATATGTTGAAATTTTGGGCGGGCTTATAAGAGATGCCGAACCTGCGTTAAGG tcatcctccatcccactcctcttctccctcctccctcctctctccgcCTCAGCCTCATCCACTCCGATCATCCACATCCCTTACTTCCGTCTTTTACTCCATtatttcatcttccctgGTCAATCCTTGCGTGGTGCGAAGCCCAAGCAAAAGAGCTCTGGATGGAAGATTGTGGCCGCAAACCAAtgtgaggatgaggaaggtgtATTGCCGGAGGATGTGGCCGGGATCATCAGTGGAGACTTCTGGGCGGTGTACGATGATATCAGATGGGCATTCTTTAAAGAGGCAGC GCAATCGACTCAAACACCACTCACTACCCCTCATTCTGATAACCTTCTCACCCttactcttcctctcacaAACCTCCCCAAAGTTCCTGCCGATATCAACACCTTCTACCtccccaccttctcctctcccccctCCGATCCTAACTCTGTGACCaccatgaagaagagtcgaTCGGCACGAGccaagaagggaaagacaaAAGCCGAACTCGACGCTTTGCCTGAGTGGATGAAAGCGTACGAATCATCCGACTCTGAATCCGATTCAGAGGTCCAATCTGGCAAACGCAAGCGCACCCGTACATCTCAACTCTCTATCCATGCTTCCATCTACTCTATCCCCTCCCAGACAACCGTCTACACCTCACTATGGGAATTCATACTCTCTTCAGTCCCTCTTGACGAAGTGTGGACGAGAAAAATTCTTGTGGGTCTCCATGGTGAACAGGGTATATTGGCGCATTTtaaaaaggagaggaggttgagaatTGCCGATTGGCTGGGTAGCTTGGTTGATGGTGGTGGCCCAATGGCGATGTTGGCGATGAACGGGTTGTTCGTCTTAATGACAGAGTATAACTT CGAGTACCCTAACTTCTACACTCGACTATACTCCCTTCTCACTCCTGCTCTTCTGCACACCAAGTATCGTGCTCGTTTCTTCCGTCTACTCACcattttcctctcctcatctctcatGCCTAGCACCATTATCGCCTCATTCATCAAACGTCTCTCTCTCCTATGTCTTACCGCTCCCCCACAAGGTATCGTAATGGTCCTTCCCTTCATATACAACCTCTTCAAGAAACACCCAGGGTGCATGGTCTTGCTCCAGCGTAAATCTTCTGAAGATCCTTTGCTTGCGGTATCTTCATTTACCCCTACGACCACGACAATGAATCCTAAGGATGTCGACCCCTTTGACccggaggagaaggatccGCTCAAAACGCAAGCGCTCGAGTCAAGTTTGTGGGAGATTGCAGCGTTGCAGCACCATTACCTGTCTTCGGTCAGCACCCTTGCAAAAGTGTTTGGCGAGCCTTTCACAAAGGCTGAATATAACATGGAGGATTTCTTGGATCACTCTTATAATACT CTTTTTGAGACAGAAGCCAATAGACGAATCAAGAACGCCCCTGCGCTTAGCATCGGCATTGATACTGCTGGTGGAAAGGATATTGCTGCGTTTCCCGCGGCTGGGAATAATGAaggggatgaggagaatggGGATGTGGTGGCTCAACTTTGGGCATTCTAG